taatacgatttttgtcttaatataggagatagagtaaaaatagactttccaagtgatagatgagttttagtctccacataccttttgttgatgaagttccacaagctctccttagtagttattcgtcttcaattgatgaatgtcgtAAAGTGTAATGCTCAACTAtataatctatcctagtccgagacatcactataagtagacttgaaatcaagacttatagttttgatcagtaacattgacaaacaatcttgagatagcaacgcttgcgagttcaaccgagcagtgctctaacatctagTAAACGCCTCCACAACACTAGAAGAATCTGACCTGATCAGAACAAGTCTCCAACCCCAAATAACTTCCCATTCAAGTCCAACAATAACACCATAAAGCTCAGCCAAATAGTTAGTCGTAATACCTAAACCGATTGACATAGCTCCTACAACACCGCAAGTATAATCCCTGGCTACAACACCTGCACCCACCACTCCTGGATTTCCTCTCGCCACACCATCACAACAAAGAAGCAACACATTCTCATCCGGATGAGACCAAAAACATTCAACTGGTTGAGACTCACGCACCTTCCTATGACGCACTTTGAAGTGGTCTAAGATGAGTAACTCTTGAATTGAATTCTCCTTATAACCTCGCAACATAACTGCATAGCCTTGAATCAACATCAAAACTctcttttgaaagaaaagaaaattagacCGTTTGTTCTCAAATTAAGCTTTATTTCGCATAGCCCACAGTTCAGACTCCACCAAATTAGCCACCAACCAAAGATCTTTCACCATTATAATCCTCCCCTTAGGTAACTTATAAGAAACAATAATGTTATAATTAGGCATAAGACTAAAAATGCTACCAATCCAGTCCCATGCACGAGTAGGAAAACAACAGCTCCGGAGAACATGCTCAAGAGATTCTTCACTGTTATTGCACAGGTAGCATATGTTGGCTATGCTGATTTTGAATCTCTCCCGCACCTTATCTTGAGTGGCACAAGCTTCCCTTAGGAACTTCCAATTCTGAGCAGCTAAACAGGGATGGACAAAATGTCTCCAGATAAGAGACACACCCTCAAAAATTGGGTAACGAGCACGAACTAACTCCCTTGCTGATGAATAGAGAAAAAGCCTTTGAGGTATGACATCCAAACACGAACATCCTCTCCACCTTGCGGTACTGGCAATTGAGCCAAATCAATGCCAGCAGCGATTAAGTGGTTCAAATGCACTTCCGGAATTACATATTCACCATTGATTAAAATGTCACTAACTAGGATTGATCTGTCCAAGTTCTGAGCATCAATCAAACTAGCAATATAAACATTAGTACACCAAATGTCAAAATAACTTCTGAATACACATccatatacatgtgtaacttctcattacacatgtcatatggatgtgtaacttctggatacacatttcatatgcatgtgtaactgttcCATGTCGTTAGTTACATATCCACATGTATGTGTAACTTCTCATTAAATGTCATATGGATGCGTAATATCTGGATACACataccatatgcatgtgtaacttttgagTGCGGCGATGGGTGGTTATGGGTAGTGATGGTTGTGGTTGTCGGAGATGGTGATGGGGACATCATTCTTTTAATAATTTCTGGTTTAAATTTGAAAACGTAAAGATATGagcttcttttaatattttgggaCCTAAATTTAAATTTCTTTAATTAAGGGCTTAATATTATGTTTTAAGTACTGAATGGCTACCAAGTAGCGGCAAGTAGCATAGCATGCATCCACTCTTTAATCCAACTTTTAATAGCAAGTGTTTTTGTTACTATATTCGAAATTCGCCGATCCACCCGCATCCACTCGGTTCTAAAACCCGTCATTTTAATGAATTCGACGCAGGTGGTACCCGCATCCGTTGTTCAACCCTACCGCCGAGTATAAAATGGGTTCCATCTGTCTCACAAGTCACAGGTGGGTGCGGCCCACTAGGCTATACATGAgaattaagaagaaaaagaaatatgaaACATGGAAGCATAGGAATGTTTAGATTGTCTGCAAGTCGAGCAGAATTTGATCAAAAGGATTAACACAAAAACAGTCGTTTAAATCGTATTTCATGTCTTACACCGCAAGAGACTGAATTATAGAAACCACCTTATATAGTAAGGAAGTAGGGAAGTAATTGCGCGTAAATATCACCCAACTTGCTCAAACGGCACGTTGAATATCACCTAACTTGCCCAAACAGTTGTAATTCATTAACTTACAAATCCCTTAGAGCACTAACCTCCCTTTTCAAAAATGATGGTAAGGCGAACGCTGCTGAATGCATCTGTCAATCATAAGGTTGACAGTTaaacaaaattgaaatcaaagcacatattacaaattacaaattacACGAATATGAATATAAtacagaaagaagagaaaaaatgaaCCATGCATTATGAGCAAAAACTACTCCCAATCCAAATAAACACTGAAATGCTAGCAACGCAATAATATACGTGAAACTTCTAATGCGACGACTAATGAGTAGGTCTTGCAAAATTTTGGTAAAAATAAAAGTAGGAACTCTATGGTCTGCACATGGTTTGAAATATTAATTAAATAGAGGTTTTATTATCAAATAGAGTACCTCTGAGTTGTAGAACATAAGATCCCTTCCATAATTGACGGCTAATTCCAGCTTCTCAATAGGATTTACAGGATTCAAAAAATCAACAGGTGGTCCCTCAGTTGTGCATAAGAGAAATCCAATAGCGCCACTGCATACCCAAAAGGAGAACTATCATCAAATACTACTAGTATATACTGCATATATCATACTCTTGTAATTATGAACAAATGCAACCATGCTAAGGAGGGTGATTTACCAAAGCTATCATAAAACTTGGGTACTGAATCAGGCTCGATAATAGCAGATCAAGTTTAAAATTGCACAGTACACCAATTAGTTCAACAACAAAATTCAAGTTAAGATTCATATTCCCCTCTTATCTTTTATTCTTATTTCTAATTTCCTCGTATATTTTgtttttcaaacatcataagcTCGTATTTAACCTAATACATGTAGTAAACAATTTGTGCGTGAAACAAAATACTAATTGATATTAATCATATCTCTAGACGATTACTGTAAGTAGTTTAACAAAAATGTCAAGCTTAAGAGAAAAACTACAGTAGGAAGGCTCTTCATAAGTCATATTTTAACGTTGATATTTGCTACATAGCCTATAGAATTATAGGGAAATCTTAAACGGCCGCGCCAAGTTGGACCTCCAGATGCATATAAAAGTCATAAATGATAAGACTGGATATAAGATGGACCAATACCTTGGATATGTAGGAACTGATGCCCAAGCATAACGGACAGAGCCCTTGAATGTTTCCCGGCAAATAGTCATCATGTCTTCAATAAGATGTGTATGAAGCCATAAGCTTTCAGCCATATTACAAAGAACACCACCTGGGCGTAACGCTCTTGCTATCATcacaaaaaatggtttttcaacaaGTTCCTGAGCAGGACCTGAAACAACGAAGTATAGGAACAAGAAGAGTCCCATTTAATTTCACTTATTTCTTCACTTCATTTACACTTGCACAGCTTCAACGAATATAATGATGAAAATTTATCGAAAGGAAGAAATAGCAAATGTGgcattcagcaaaaaaaaatgcaATCTATATATTGGTCaacattgaaggtctaaagaccAATAAGAAAAGCGAATATCTTTGGCAGTTTTAGATGCGTGATATGGGTCCAACGAACTTAAGTCTAGAGGGAAACAATATATTTACTTGTAAGATTAATAGTTTGCTGGTAATTAGTTAGCTCTACAAGTTGTCCCTGTCAAAATATATTGGTTGAGATTCTTTGCATCATCTACTAAAAAAAAACCTACAAAGATGATAAAGATTAAAGGAAATATGGGGACAGATAAAAGAGCACCTACCAACAGGGTCTGACGAATCCACAATAACTGCATTGTAGATCCCTTCGCCCGCATTTCGTAAAAACTCAGTAGCTGTAGCAGTACGCAAAATCAATCACAAACTAATCATAATCAAGTTGCAAACAGTTTTTCTGTGTAGCCAAGTTGCAAACTAGTGTTGAAACCAAGTTGCCAACAGTTTTACAGGTTTAGCAGCCAGCAAAAAGAAGCGTGACGGTGAATTAATCTTATTTAAATCACTTGGTTCAGCAAAAATTTCAACCATCAACTATGGCAAATAGAGAGCAAAAAACAATTACAAAAGCTAGCATACCATCTCCGACATGGAGTTGTACGCGGGGATCCTCAAATCCAACAGCTAATTCTGGAAAGTACTTCTTTGACACCTGGCATGCATGGTTTAGCTAATTAATTAACTTGGTGGAAATGACGAGAAACAACATAGAAATCATGTGATAAAGGTATATTACGCATCGCACTGCACTTACATCTATGACCATCTTATCTATCTCACAGATATCAATGACCTCTACAGACTTATGACGAGCTATTTCCCTAAGGACCCCACCATCGCCGCCACCTACAACCAGGACCTGCATGCATTAATTCCATAAGTTTAGCATATCAGTTCGTTTCACAGATGCAATTTCACATAGACATACTAGAATAAAAACAATATCTCCTAAAAATCCAGCCTTCGAAATTCCAACCATGCGCTGAACATTAGACTAAATATATAGTCATAAGATGAAATATAGAATTAAAATGAGAACTGGCACCAAATATATAAATGCAAAACAATGAGAGACATTGAACTAGGAGTGGGTTTGCGAAATATTTCTTTACATAATAGTGTCTGAAAACCTTCTTCACCTATTAATCAAAGTTAATCATAAAGGACTTTGTGTATTGTCTTTTACTTCATGATCACTAGAGTTAGCTTTTTCGTTATAATGGTTTCCTTATAATATATTCATGCTCCCTACCTCACGAAGCCCATTTACTTGACTAGCCTGTCATCCATTATTGCACGAAAAGCATGTCAAACATCAAGCTTTTAGTTAAACAAGGAGAACATACAGAGAGCAATTACTTTGACAGAAAAGTGTAAGCTAGTTTTAACGGAATTCCTTGGGCCAAAGTGAATCTACTGGGTACAAGCACATCAATGAGTCCAATCATGCTTCTAAAAACATATAGAGAACATACTAGAGAAAAATATCTTTGACAAGAAATGCATGTTGGTTAAAGAAATATCTTTGACAAGAAATGCATGTGTTGTTAAAGGAATACTTGTGTACAGTCAGCACTATAAAGGGCCTAATTATGCTTCTATATGAATATAGAGAGTAGAGGGAATGGCTAATTGATGGCACAAATATTAGGAATTGATGGCTAATTGATGTGTAGGCAAAATTACCCTTTTGGGGGAAGGGAGTGAACATAGGGGCAGGTGAACGATCATCTCCTGGTAGGCAAATTCATCTTTGTCAGTCAATTGAACAATGTTGTCTAGCACAAGCACTTTTCCATATGTTGCTGACTGCCAACAAAAATAGAGGAAAGAGTAAGTTGCaacaaggagagaaagaaagcAGAAATCTCTGAAGCCAATCTGAACTTTAAAAAGCAAAAATCAACCTCGAAAACCAAAATTTCTTGATACTCTGACTTCCCTTCGAACAGAACATTTTCAACTTTCATTGAATGTGCCTCCCCTGCAAATGCTCAAGGTAAAAAAATTATCAGCCATGAAAATTAGACTCAAATCTATAAGAAAATGCAGAATATATATTATTTGCATGTGATGATGAACAATGTCAACCAGATGTGGGATGAGATGCATAAAGATATATGAGAATGCATCATCTAAAAGATTGCCTTTTAGGATATCCAAATCGAAACCTTCAGAACACAATTCTCCAGAAGAAGGCTTGCCAAACACAATTCATTGTATGAATCTTCCCTAATGAATTTGTTGTGTCTCTTAATGTGGATTGAACCAAAGGTGCTTGTGAAGTGGAAATGATGCGATTACATACAAGGAGGTGGAAAAGTCAATTCGATTTTGGCTAATATTCTCTTACTACATTTCAATAAATGACCAATGGTAAATTCCAAAAAATATGTCCAACAGTATCTAAGAAGGATATCTAAAACTGCAGTGTTGGCACTCATTGTGACAAGAGGACCCCCTCTTACAGACTACAGATACAAGTATATAGAAAAGTTCTCATTAGAAAGTAAAAGTAATATCACGTACTCAAACAAATAAAGTAGCTTTACAAAAATTGTGACTGGCATAAGCTTCCTTATTATGAACCAAATCAAACTTAAGTGACtcgcaaaaaaaaaaggatttatcGTACCAGGCCACATGGGATTGTTGTAATAAACCTTACGAGTTCCATCTGCAACCATAACAAAAATAACGTCCAAATTAGATCAGATTAGCAAAAAGAGTATCATACAATATGCATCAGAGTATGAAACAGAGAATAACGACCAGAGTATGACACTTGTTCTGAGAACCACCCAGAAACAACTGTGGAATGGCACTTGGAACCAAGTTCAGGCTGAGTAGCCATAGCTTTTAAGCAACAAGAATGAACAGGGGTAACTTTAACCCCACTAATCTCCTTCCCATCCATAATCTTCTGGCATTCCAAACCTGAACCTACACCTCCCGCCATGAATTGCTTTTTTCTTCGCCTACTCCAGTCTGCAACACTCCAAAGTTTTCAACATCAAAAAGAATACAATTTCCAACTATTCATATGAAAGAGCGGTGTTCATGAAAAAGATCAATCAAAGAGAAAATCTTAATCAGAATGAAGCTGTAGTTATAATTCAGTTtatataacaacaacaacaacaacaacaaaaacactgATGAAATCCCAAGTTTAATAGAACAATTCAAGAAAAGGTCAAAAATTGAATAAGTTCAATTTAATAAGAATTGTTACTCGACTAATATTCAAGCTTATACTCCAAACACTGATTAATTATTTTCGAAAAGAAGAAAACGATAACCAAATCTTGTCAGAGAAAAATATCAGTAGAATTTACACCCAAACAAACAAAAGCTAATTACACCAATAATCCATCCACAGATAACTAACAATAACAACCTTAACATGCGCCACATATgatgatacaaaaaaaaaatgattaccgAATACAAAAAAATACCTAACCAAAAAAACACTAAAGCATCTGCAATTTCTCTCCATGGAAAAAACTCTACGCCAAATATACTAAATTAAAACAATAGGGATCAATTGTTACCTAGGGTTTAATCGAGTGATCAGAAGGTGGAATTTGAAAGTATAGCTCAGAGAGGCTATATTAATGAGAAAACTACTTAAAACTTGTGATCTAATAAAGAGATTACGTATAGAAACTGTTATTGGTTAGATTTAGTGGCTGCGGAAATGAGAATAAATTATGTTAATGTTTAAGAAAAATATGGAAACAGTAGGACACCTTTTTCGTAGATAGACGAAAAAGGAtttcttttaagaaaaaaattatatttgAAGACCCAACGGTATTTATGGTGCTTTCTTTCTTTTCCGTCTCTTTAGAACTCAACAACCAACAAACACGTGGAAGAATAGTTCGTTTACACTTTGCATTTCCCACGTTCATTTATTTTCATTAGTGATTTCCTAAGTTACTTGCATTTATTCGTGTACTCACTATTTGTCTTGAAAATGTATACCTACTTCCGCTACAGTCTCCGGGGTGCGGAATTCACATAACCAATAAACAATTGTTAATAAGCCATCCCACCaccgttttttctttttttttttttgttttttttggtgaaTGCTGATACCGAGCAAGGATGTTAATAGGGGTACCAAATTATTTGGGGGTGTACCAATTTCCTAccaaaaaatattttttcctATATGCATGTGGTACACTCCCAAACAATTTGGTGCCCATATTATTAATCTTGATAATGAGGATCCTTCGTTAATACACGAATAAGTCTTAGATTCACCGGGATTGAGAACTCGTGGATCTTACCGACAGGTATGATCATTGTGGCTCTTATGGTGGGTGAAAAACACCCTCTATTTTTCTCCTGGCGGACCTATGGACTCTCTCGCTATGCAGATATTCGAAGTGTCTAGCAAGGTTGTTTATCCTCGTTTAATTCGGGCCCCAAGAAATAATTAGTGTCCTCACCAAATTTATGCCCACCTAAATATCATAGGGGGAGTCCAAATAGtagtaaaaatattatttttccctTTTTACTTAAAAACCTATTAACCCTAACATAAATCCCCCAATTCATTTTACTAAACCAAATCAGAAGACTCTCCTCCTCCCCTCCCTCTCTCTCTCACGAACAGTTTCGAAAAACTTTAATCGACggttaacttcttctacaaacatgGATCGAACGAAAGAGTAGCAACGAAAGGTTGATAACCCTAAAATCGTAGAGAAACTCAAATTCAAGGTTAATCCGAAAAGCAAGAACAAATCAAGCTGGGAAGAATTAGATTAGAAAATAAGTTAACTAAAACCCACTtctgttttgattttttcttgttttttggtTGTGAAGTTGAGTTTTGGAACCAAAGAATTTCAGTTTCAGTGAATGGGTTATTATCGGGAAATTCTTAAACCCTAACTATTCTTCATCTGCATGTAGAAACTATGAAAAATTGTTAGGGTATATGATATAGAAGATAACGACTCTTATTCTACTATTACAATTTTCTGACCTAGATTTGAGTCATTACCAATGTAATAGAATCAATTGACGACCCTGTTTTGATTAGTAACGACTCTTAATGAAATACGGACAGCCTCTCTGTCCCAAAAATTGAAAGTGTCGTCAATTGAAGTATCCTTGAGTCGTCATTCAACTATTTTGCCCTATAATAGAGTCGTTACCCCTATATAATAACGTATGACGATCCTTTTTGTGAACGACCCTTTTTTATTCAGTAACGATTCTAGGTGGAAAACAAACAGACTCTCTGTCCAAAAAAGTGAAAGTGTCGTCACCTTATGTCACAAAGAGtcgtgataggtgtctaaaacacctaatttactatgtagtagttatgctttctctgctatgctttcttgtaaattatgtatgttacgcgtgtttttgagttttatagctactctgGAGTTGcatggagaaaaagaagaagaaatcaccccatTTGAGCAAAAAGGACAAAATTGTAATCTCATGGGCGAACATTATCTGGAGCCCATTCAAGGTTAAGGGGTAACTCTGTTTGAAGGAGGACTAAATACAATCAAGTTAAGGTTAAGGGGTTGCCAATTTGGGTAGGCCTTATAGATGTGTGGGCCGTTAGTACCTACTATGCCCTAACCCTACATCTCGAGAGCCTCtcattcatttcaatcatttttaCCTGAAAGAGAGATAAGTAAAAGCAGCGGTTGCTGCTGTTGCAATCAAGAGAGGCAGATTGAATCCGAAATTGAGAGAGGACATCAAGAACAGAGATAGTTGAGAAATCATGATGTTGCTGATTCGAGAAAGAAATTGAAGCTGAGATAGATATGGGTTTTGTCTCGATATCATTGTGTTGCTGTTGAAGAAATTGGGGATTGTTCTCAGTTTGAAATTGGATGGAATTAGAAAAAGGGATCTAGATTGGAAGAAGaaattggagaagaagaagaagaatcagggaTGGGGTTTGGATCGAATCGATCAATGGAGGAATTTTGGGGCTGAATTTGTATTCGAAATGATGGAGATGGTTAGCAGCTGTAGAAGATGAATCTGTTGTTCTTGAATTGAAGTTAGATAGGTGGGATTCGAAGAATTGATAAATGGGTATCTGCTGATGGGTTTGGTCATGAAGTTGTAGAATAAGATCTCAGAGAATCAGAAGAGATGTGTTTGTGGCTATGAATCGAGTTGGTTGCAGTTGCAGTGAGGAGTTGGTGCTGTAATAGAATTAGAGATTGGGATGTGGTGGATGTGTAGTCTGCTGATATGGAGATGGAGTTGGAATCGATGATGGGAATGATTTACAGGTCTCTTGAGTTGTTAATGTGAGCAGCTGCTGTTGGTAGTCGAAAACAAGGAAAAGATGCAGCCGGTGTTGTTGTAAAGGTTGGGTTTGATGAGAGACTCAGGGAGGAAGAACAAGAAATGCTGCAGAAtcaaagctgcaattgcaggtgttGGTACTGTTATTGTTAAGGAAGGAATTGTGAATGGTGTTGGTATGAAATTTCAGCTGATGGCAATAGTGGAGGAGCTAATGATGATTTGAAGCCCTGTTGGTGAATGAATTCAATttgattagatgtatgttaggtctCTACAGGTTTTGCAAGGGAAGAAAGGCCTGAAATTGGCTTGCAATCGGTCGAAATACATACGAAACTCTGCCCGGATTTCTACTCCGGCGATTTAACTCAGTACCGGCGATGAGCCGATCCAGCTCAGTGACTAAGACGATTCAGACCTGAATAAGTCCAGCTGACTCTCTTCCTCAGTGACCATTGACTAACAGAATACTGGTAGTTTGACAGTTAAGTATAACAGAACAATGACGGAATATTCCCTCCGTAGTGAAGAATCTCAGGTTGTCGGCAGCGACTTTCCAGGCCGGATTCCGGTGGTTCCAGGATTTTCCCGGCGACCAAAATAACAGATTTTTGTGTGAGTTTctctcatgggtttgaagaattgggcttggatttggaaagagaagatggaagatttgagaaagacttggatttggaagttgagctacaaagggaaagggattatAT
This DNA window, taken from Papaver somniferum cultivar HN1 chromosome 3, ASM357369v1, whole genome shotgun sequence, encodes the following:
- the LOC113358461 gene encoding spermine synthase-like — translated: MAGGVGSGLECQKIMDGKEISGVKVTPVHSCCLKAMATQPELGSKCHSTVVSGWFSEQVSYSDGTRKVYYNNPMWPGEAHSMKVENVLFEGKSEYQEILVFESATYGKVLVLDNIVQLTDKDEFAYQEMIVHLPLCSLPSPKRVLVVGGGDGGVLREIARHKSVEVIDICEIDKMVIDVSKKYFPELAVGFEDPRVQLHVGDATEFLRNAGEGIYNAVIVDSSDPVGPAQELVEKPFFVMIARALRPGGVLCNMAESLWLHTHLIEDMMTICRETFKGSVRYAWASVPTYPSGAIGFLLCTTEGPPVDFLNPVNPIEKLELAVNYGRDLMFYNSEMHSAAFALPSFLKREVSALRDL